One segment of Pseudobythopirellula maris DNA contains the following:
- a CDS encoding CinA family nicotinamide mononucleotide deamidase-related protein, with protein sequence MPLRAEIIAIGDELTSGQRLDTNTQWLSERLGELGVEVAFHTTVGDSLEDHVAILRAAFERADVVVTTGGLGPTADDLTRDALAKAVGAALVEDPVALAHIERMFASRGRTMPANNRLQALFPHGSRQIPNAHGTAPGIDMAVRSADGNKSRVFCLPGVPAEMHEMWSATVRGAVAAMAPEARVLVTRKLKCFGVGESRLEEMLPDLIRRGREPRVGVTASGATLTLRVTAGGPDEAACLAVIEPTLDVIHQSLGMLVFGAEDDELQHAVVRLLGERGETIVSVEAATSGLLSHWLAEADEAGAVYRSGEFLPTHGDCTTEEWALNAAEAKRVAMGVDYALAIGSPNAADDPTVPVAMASAAGGKARSVSTLGQPAILKARLAKTALNLLRLRLLGSSELE encoded by the coding sequence ATGCCGCTCCGCGCTGAAATCATCGCCATCGGCGACGAACTGACCTCCGGCCAACGGCTCGACACGAACACCCAATGGCTGAGCGAGCGGCTCGGCGAGTTGGGCGTCGAGGTGGCGTTCCACACCACCGTGGGCGACAGCCTCGAAGACCACGTGGCGATCCTGCGCGCCGCTTTCGAGCGGGCGGACGTGGTCGTGACGACGGGCGGGCTGGGCCCCACGGCCGACGACCTCACGCGCGACGCCCTGGCGAAGGCCGTGGGCGCCGCGCTTGTCGAGGACCCGGTCGCGCTGGCGCACATCGAACGGATGTTCGCTTCGCGCGGCCGCACGATGCCCGCGAACAACCGGCTGCAGGCCCTCTTCCCTCACGGCTCGCGGCAGATCCCCAACGCCCACGGCACGGCGCCGGGAATCGACATGGCGGTTCGCTCGGCCGACGGCAACAAGTCGCGTGTGTTCTGCCTGCCGGGCGTGCCGGCCGAGATGCACGAGATGTGGTCCGCCACGGTGCGGGGCGCCGTCGCCGCGATGGCGCCCGAGGCGCGGGTGCTCGTGACCCGAAAACTCAAATGCTTCGGCGTGGGCGAGAGCCGGCTCGAAGAGATGCTGCCCGACCTCATCCGCCGCGGCCGCGAGCCGCGTGTCGGCGTCACCGCCAGCGGCGCCACGCTCACGCTGCGCGTCACGGCCGGGGGCCCCGACGAGGCGGCCTGCCTGGCGGTGATCGAACCCACCCTCGACGTGATCCACCAGTCGCTCGGTATGCTGGTCTTCGGCGCGGAGGACGACGAGTTGCAGCACGCCGTGGTGCGGCTCCTGGGAGAGCGCGGCGAGACGATCGTGTCGGTCGAGGCGGCCACCTCGGGGCTGCTGTCGCACTGGCTCGCCGAGGCGGACGAGGCGGGCGCCGTCTACCGCAGTGGCGAGTTCCTCCCCACCCACGGCGACTGCACGACGGAGGAATGGGCCCTCAACGCCGCCGAAGCGAAACGCGTCGCGATGGGCGTCGACTACGCCCTGGCGATCGGCTCGCCCAACGCGGCCGACGACCCGACCGTGCCGGTCGCCATGGCCAGCGCCGCGGGCGGCAAGGCCAGGAGCGTCAGCACGCTCGGCCAACCGGCGATCCTCAAAGCGCGTCTCGCCAAAACGGCCCTGAACCTGCTCCGCCTCCGGCTGCTCGGTTCGAGCGAGTTAGAATAG
- the acpS gene encoding holo-ACP synthase, with protein MAILGIGTDIIECLRIAQMVERHGELFIARVYTEHEIEYCSSRKAATQHYAGRWAAKEAVLKALGTGFVRGVAWRDVEVRNERGGAPSVMLRGGARDIFDRSGASRIHLSISHCRSHATATAVAEVDD; from the coding sequence ATGGCCATTCTCGGCATCGGGACCGACATCATCGAGTGTCTGCGGATCGCGCAGATGGTCGAGCGGCACGGCGAGCTGTTTATCGCCCGTGTCTACACCGAGCACGAGATCGAGTACTGCTCCTCGCGCAAGGCGGCCACCCAGCACTACGCCGGCCGCTGGGCCGCCAAGGAAGCGGTCTTGAAGGCGCTGGGCACCGGATTCGTGCGCGGCGTCGCGTGGCGCGACGTCGAGGTGCGCAACGAACGGGGCGGGGCGCCATCGGTCATGCTACGCGGCGGGGCCCGCGACATCTTCGACCGCTCGGGCGCCAGCCGCATCCACCTGTCGATCAGCCACTGCCGCAGCCACGCCACGGCGACCGCCGTGGCGGAAGTGGACGACTAG
- a CDS encoding trans-sulfuration enzyme family protein — protein MPAAGLTPSPGPSTVAVHGGEARQKVGDAITDAIFCASTYTFEDTKSIIDFIENDEQREEYGRYGNPGERVAERKLAALEGAETSVLYSSGMAAFVGLLTAKLSAGDEVIFFDECYHRSREFCNKHLSRFGVKTLQVKTGDYAAMEAAITPATRMLISESPTNPHQSCIDLERFVEVGRRNEVETLIDATLATPYNLRPIEAGVDYVLHSATKYLGGHNDLLAGVVAGSNSQLESVRNLRGIMGAVNGPQNIYLLLRGLKTFELRMQRHNDNGLAVAQFLESHPRVEKVYYPGLESHRDHEVAKRTMRGYGGLVTFLIKDADWRATANVVDSTQICRIAPSLGGVETLIEQPLVMSYYKCTPEERERFGIDDNMIRLACGIENTEDLIADLAQALDA, from the coding sequence ATGCCGGCGGCCGGGCTGACCCCCTCGCCGGGCCCCTCCACGGTCGCCGTGCACGGCGGCGAGGCCCGGCAGAAGGTCGGCGACGCGATCACCGACGCCATCTTCTGCGCATCGACTTACACCTTCGAAGACACGAAGTCGATCATCGACTTTATCGAGAACGACGAGCAACGCGAGGAGTACGGCCGCTACGGCAACCCGGGCGAGCGCGTCGCCGAGCGCAAGCTCGCCGCTCTCGAAGGGGCCGAGACGTCGGTGCTCTACTCCAGCGGCATGGCGGCGTTCGTCGGGCTGCTCACGGCCAAGCTGTCGGCCGGTGACGAGGTGATCTTCTTCGACGAGTGTTATCACCGCAGCCGCGAGTTCTGCAACAAGCACCTCTCGCGTTTCGGCGTGAAGACCCTGCAGGTCAAGACGGGCGACTACGCCGCGATGGAGGCGGCCATCACGCCTGCCACGCGGATGCTCATCAGCGAGTCGCCCACCAACCCGCACCAGAGCTGCATCGACCTGGAGCGGTTCGTCGAGGTCGGACGCCGCAACGAGGTCGAGACCCTCATCGACGCGACCCTCGCCACGCCCTACAACCTGCGGCCGATCGAGGCGGGGGTCGATTATGTGCTGCACTCGGCCACCAAGTACCTCGGCGGCCACAACGACCTGCTGGCAGGAGTCGTCGCCGGCTCCAATTCCCAACTCGAGAGCGTCCGCAACCTGCGTGGCATTATGGGCGCCGTCAACGGCCCGCAGAACATCTACCTGCTGCTCCGTGGCCTGAAGACGTTCGAGCTCCGCATGCAGCGCCACAACGACAACGGCCTGGCCGTGGCCCAGTTCCTCGAGTCGCACCCGCGCGTCGAGAAGGTCTACTACCCCGGCCTCGAGTCGCACCGCGACCACGAGGTGGCCAAGCGCACGATGCGCGGCTACGGCGGGCTGGTCACGTTCCTGATCAAGGACGCCGACTGGCGTGCGACGGCCAACGTGGTCGACTCGACCCAGATCTGCCGGATCGCGCCGAGTCTCGGCGGCGTTGAAACGCTGATCGAGCAGCCGCTCGTGATGAGCTACTACAAGTGCACGCCCGAGGAACGCGAGCGTTTTGGCATCGACGACAACATGATCCGCCTGGCGTGTGGCATCGAGAACACCGAAGACCTGATCGCCGACCTGGCCCAGGCCCTCGACGCGTGA
- a CDS encoding secretin N-terminal domain-containing protein: MWQKLYHHSPTRFLPLAALVAALLAFSASARAQEPDLLGVLALALESETADELGLSQQQRDQLWEVADERELAGLSLAMSVRDLPRDEQLARLAPYRRESEEEALRLLTPTQREALEELRASQDNPAYSRGETPAYDEPLADERSDDRPQRGRSDDRRGAGDRPQREGADRRGPPRGPSRGPALDGKITFNFHNQPWRDVLEWFAERADLSLILDSSPPGAFNYRDTREYEIGEALDVINGVLQTKGYTLLRKDRMLLLVNLEDEIPPNLVTDVPLSQLGERGEYELVRVLFRVRGLDPETAAAELRQLVGPQGKVLVLAGAGMIQVTETAGRIRTIRGVIEAIDAGSAVDFDAADFEPSLRVYTAVGVDSETALKVLQTILAGNDQTRLAVDPATGNLVAFATADDHQTIRATLDEMRQETRRIDVIPLSGVDPQTAVLAINKMYSRPGESEPDPSAPLVDADLTTRTLLVRASPAQLEQIQTLLDKLGASRGSRGGIGLGGDGNVRILPLSPSAASGALEQIEGVWGTLRANPLRMVNPTKRIPSYTPSQATEPADERTAEPDADDPSAGEPGAGEPPARGASRRQTPPPKTDERRDRLTGGRSRVPARFVAEALGSDQSTPGDGPAPIFISPGGGGLIIASEDIEALDDFERLLASSTAGTLTSTRQYAVFYLKYASAPVAAQILANVFGASSSGGGGLMSDLAGAALGGSGGGLVGGLLGMGGEGGSSGSFSSASVDIVPDLRLNALIVRARQDDLDTIEQLLQVIDQKRGPAQVEAGGKTRLIPVYNTQAKEIIEVVKQVFGDRMQSSGGGGGGEPNPEEIFRMLRGGGDSEGPAGEPDKMSLGVDDRSNSIVIRASDALYEEVEALVRRLDEEGIGVPQSTRVVTVRGANPQLVKEALATLLGSQPETASASESATPNGGGNANGQDRAQQQRRSEFLRQMQRQIQRNQGGAGRGGDRGRGGGGRGGRGGQGGGGRGGGPRGG; encoded by the coding sequence ATGTGGCAGAAGCTCTATCACCATTCGCCCACACGCTTCCTCCCCCTGGCGGCGTTGGTAGCCGCGTTATTGGCTTTTTCGGCGTCTGCGCGCGCTCAGGAGCCCGATCTGCTGGGTGTGCTCGCCCTCGCCTTAGAGAGTGAGACGGCCGACGAGCTGGGGCTCAGCCAACAGCAGCGCGACCAGCTGTGGGAAGTAGCCGACGAGCGCGAGCTCGCCGGGCTCTCGCTGGCGATGAGCGTGCGAGACCTGCCGCGTGACGAGCAGCTCGCCCGGCTGGCGCCTTACCGGCGTGAGTCGGAGGAAGAAGCCTTGCGGCTCCTCACGCCCACGCAACGCGAAGCGCTCGAAGAGCTGCGCGCCTCGCAAGACAACCCGGCCTACTCGCGCGGCGAAACGCCGGCCTACGACGAACCGCTCGCCGATGAGCGTTCCGATGACCGCCCCCAACGCGGCCGCTCGGATGATCGGCGGGGTGCGGGTGATCGTCCGCAGCGTGAAGGCGCCGACCGTCGGGGTCCGCCCCGGGGGCCGTCACGCGGGCCCGCGCTCGACGGCAAGATCACGTTCAACTTCCACAACCAGCCGTGGCGCGACGTGCTGGAGTGGTTCGCCGAGCGAGCCGATCTGTCGCTCATTCTCGACAGCTCGCCTCCCGGCGCATTCAACTACCGCGACACCCGTGAGTACGAGATCGGCGAGGCGCTCGACGTCATCAACGGCGTCTTGCAGACCAAGGGCTACACGCTGCTGCGCAAGGACCGCATGTTGTTGCTGGTGAATCTCGAAGACGAGATCCCGCCGAACCTCGTCACCGACGTGCCCCTCTCGCAACTGGGCGAGCGGGGCGAGTACGAGCTCGTGCGGGTGCTGTTCCGCGTGCGTGGCCTCGACCCCGAGACCGCCGCCGCCGAGCTCCGCCAGCTGGTCGGCCCGCAGGGCAAGGTGCTCGTGCTCGCCGGGGCCGGCATGATCCAGGTGACCGAGACCGCCGGCCGCATCCGCACGATCCGCGGCGTGATCGAGGCGATCGACGCCGGCTCGGCCGTCGACTTCGACGCGGCCGACTTCGAGCCGAGCCTGCGGGTCTACACCGCCGTGGGGGTCGACTCGGAAACGGCGCTCAAGGTCTTGCAGACGATCCTCGCCGGCAACGACCAGACCCGCCTCGCGGTCGACCCCGCCACCGGCAACCTCGTGGCCTTCGCCACGGCCGACGACCATCAGACGATCCGCGCCACGCTCGACGAGATGCGTCAAGAAACGCGCCGCATCGACGTCATACCGCTCTCGGGCGTCGACCCCCAGACCGCGGTGCTGGCGATCAACAAGATGTACTCGCGTCCCGGCGAGAGCGAGCCCGACCCGTCGGCGCCGCTCGTCGACGCCGACCTCACCACCCGCACGCTGCTGGTGCGAGCGAGCCCGGCGCAGCTCGAGCAGATCCAAACCTTGCTCGACAAACTCGGCGCGTCGCGCGGCTCGCGGGGCGGCATCGGGCTGGGGGGTGACGGCAACGTGCGCATCTTGCCGCTGAGCCCCAGCGCCGCAAGCGGCGCACTGGAGCAGATCGAGGGCGTGTGGGGCACGCTCCGAGCGAATCCGCTGCGGATGGTGAACCCCACCAAGCGCATCCCCAGCTACACGCCGAGCCAAGCGACCGAGCCGGCCGATGAGCGCACGGCCGAACCCGACGCTGACGACCCCAGCGCTGGCGAACCCGGCGCTGGCGAACCACCCGCCCGCGGCGCCAGCCGCCGCCAAACGCCTCCGCCCAAGACCGACGAACGGCGCGACCGCCTGACCGGAGGCCGGAGCCGCGTTCCTGCGCGGTTTGTCGCCGAGGCGCTCGGCTCAGACCAATCAACACCCGGCGATGGCCCGGCGCCGATCTTCATCAGCCCGGGCGGCGGCGGATTGATCATCGCCTCGGAAGACATCGAGGCGCTCGACGATTTCGAGCGGCTGCTGGCGAGCTCCACGGCCGGCACGCTCACCTCCACCCGGCAGTACGCGGTCTTCTACCTCAAGTACGCCTCGGCGCCGGTCGCGGCGCAGATCTTGGCCAACGTCTTCGGCGCCTCTTCCTCCGGCGGGGGTGGGCTGATGAGTGACCTGGCCGGCGCCGCGTTGGGCGGCTCGGGCGGCGGGTTGGTGGGCGGCTTGCTCGGCATGGGGGGCGAGGGGGGCTCGAGCGGCTCTTTCTCTTCGGCCTCGGTCGACATCGTGCCCGACTTGCGGCTCAACGCCCTCATCGTGCGGGCCCGCCAAGACGACCTCGACACGATCGAGCAGTTGCTGCAAGTGATCGATCAGAAGCGTGGGCCCGCGCAGGTTGAGGCGGGCGGCAAGACGCGGCTGATCCCGGTCTACAACACGCAGGCCAAGGAAATCATCGAGGTCGTCAAGCAGGTGTTTGGCGATCGGATGCAATCGAGCGGCGGCGGTGGGGGCGGCGAGCCGAACCCCGAGGAGATCTTCCGCATGCTCCGCGGCGGCGGCGACAGCGAGGGCCCCGCCGGCGAGCCGGACAAGATGTCGCTCGGCGTCGACGATCGCAGCAACTCGATCGTGATCCGCGCGTCGGACGCCCTCTACGAAGAGGTCGAAGCGTTGGTCCGCCGGCTCGACGAGGAGGGCATCGGCGTGCCGCAGTCGACCCGCGTGGTCACCGTGCGCGGCGCCAATCCCCAGCTCGTCAAAGAGGCCCTCGCCACGCTGCTAGGCTCGCAGCCCGAGACCGCGTCGGCCTCGGAGTCGGCCACTCCCAACGGTGGCGGCAACGCCAACGGCCAGGACCGCGCCCAGCAACAACGCCGGAGCGAGTTCTTACGCCAGATGCAAAGGCAGATCCAACGCAATCAAGGGGGCGCCGGCAGAGGGGGTGACCGCGGTCGCGGCGGTGGGGGTCGCGGCGGTCGAGGAGGCCAAGGCGGCGGTGGTCGCGGCGGCGGCCCACGGGGCGGCTGA
- the nadE gene encoding NAD(+) synthase: protein MNLLRLAAASLNQTPLDWAGNRQRIVQAIEEARRKGAGLLVLPELAVTGYGCEDWHFSAAVQRGALDSLVELLPATHGMAVCVGLPLFVDERLYNGAAMIADGRLLGITCKQHLATDGLHYEPRWFRPWPAGAVGAINVGGGETPVGDLLYDLDGVRVGVEVCRDAWVADRPGRRLAQRGADVILNPSASHFSFGKQDVRRRFVIEGSRTFGVAYAYCNLLGNESGQSIFDGGTLIASQGNMVAAGRRLRYDDFTLSSAAVDIDQCRRLKSQAFEAGPRPADAGGATIVCDFSPRTSEDDSPSPPLAAPHAPEDPWEGSADLKHEEFARAVPLALFDYLRKSRTRGFVVSLSGGADSAAVALLVSLMAREGLGQLGAEGLAKRLPAVPGLEGVTDPQELIHRLLACVYQSTRNSSETTRRAAAGLAHALGAEFLAWDVDPMVDRYTTAVGEARGARPDWEHDDAALQNIQARARGPGAWMLANLRSALLLATGNRSEAAVGYATMDGDTCGGLAPIGGVDKAYLREWLDWMETTGPDLTSGRYAVAELAAVNAQAPTAELRPADAAQTDEGDLMPYPVLDAIERAALVELRPPLDALRLVAPLFPEVSREQMAEWVERFFRLWNANQWKRERLAAAFHVDDHSVDPRGWGRFPILSNGFEQELEELRRIAK, encoded by the coding sequence ATGAACTTACTCCGTCTCGCCGCCGCTTCGCTCAACCAGACACCGCTCGACTGGGCAGGCAACCGCCAGCGCATCGTGCAGGCGATCGAGGAGGCGCGGAGAAAGGGCGCCGGTTTGTTGGTGCTTCCTGAATTGGCCGTGACGGGCTACGGCTGCGAAGACTGGCACTTCTCGGCCGCGGTGCAGCGCGGGGCGCTCGACTCGCTGGTGGAGTTGCTGCCCGCCACGCACGGCATGGCGGTCTGCGTCGGGCTGCCGCTGTTCGTGGACGAGCGGCTCTACAACGGCGCGGCGATGATCGCCGACGGGCGGTTGCTCGGAATAACCTGCAAGCAGCACCTGGCGACCGACGGCCTGCACTACGAGCCGCGTTGGTTCCGCCCCTGGCCCGCCGGCGCCGTGGGCGCCATCAACGTGGGTGGGGGCGAAACGCCGGTGGGGGATCTGCTCTACGATCTGGACGGCGTGCGGGTCGGCGTCGAGGTTTGCCGCGACGCATGGGTCGCCGACCGGCCCGGTCGCCGGCTCGCCCAGCGCGGCGCCGACGTGATCCTCAACCCCAGCGCGAGCCACTTCTCGTTCGGCAAGCAAGACGTCCGCCGCCGCTTCGTGATTGAGGGCTCCCGGACTTTCGGCGTCGCCTACGCCTACTGCAATTTGTTGGGCAACGAGTCGGGTCAGTCGATCTTCGACGGCGGGACGCTGATCGCCTCGCAGGGCAACATGGTCGCCGCCGGGCGGCGGCTGCGCTACGACGACTTCACACTCAGCTCGGCGGCGGTCGACATCGATCAATGCCGCCGGCTCAAATCGCAGGCGTTCGAGGCGGGCCCTCGCCCCGCCGACGCGGGGGGCGCCACGATCGTCTGCGACTTCTCGCCTCGCACGAGCGAGGACGACTCCCCCAGCCCGCCGCTCGCCGCGCCGCACGCCCCCGAAGACCCGTGGGAAGGATCGGCGGACCTGAAGCACGAGGAGTTCGCCCGCGCCGTGCCGCTCGCCCTGTTCGACTACCTGCGCAAAAGCCGCACGCGCGGCTTCGTCGTGTCGCTCAGCGGCGGGGCCGATTCGGCCGCCGTGGCGCTATTGGTCTCGCTGATGGCGCGCGAGGGACTGGGGCAATTGGGCGCCGAGGGACTCGCCAAGCGGCTGCCTGCCGTGCCGGGGCTTGAGGGGGTCACCGATCCGCAGGAGTTGATCCACCGGCTGCTGGCGTGCGTCTATCAGTCGACACGCAACTCGAGCGAAACCACACGACGCGCGGCCGCGGGCCTGGCGCACGCCCTGGGCGCCGAGTTCCTCGCCTGGGACGTCGACCCCATGGTCGACCGCTACACCACGGCCGTCGGCGAGGCCCGCGGAGCACGCCCCGACTGGGAACACGACGACGCGGCCCTGCAAAACATCCAGGCCCGCGCCCGGGGCCCCGGGGCGTGGATGCTGGCCAACCTGCGCAGCGCGCTCTTGCTGGCGACCGGCAACCGCAGCGAGGCGGCCGTGGGTTACGCCACGATGGACGGCGACACCTGCGGCGGCTTGGCGCCGATCGGAGGTGTCGACAAGGCCTACCTCCGCGAGTGGCTCGACTGGATGGAGACCACCGGTCCGGACCTCACCTCAGGACGTTACGCCGTTGCCGAGCTGGCGGCGGTCAACGCTCAGGCGCCAACCGCCGAGCTGCGACCCGCCGACGCCGCGCAGACCGACGAGGGCGACCTGATGCCGTACCCGGTGCTCGACGCAATCGAACGCGCGGCGCTCGTCGAGCTGCGGCCGCCGCTCGACGCGTTGCGTCTCGTGGCGCCGCTGTTTCCCGAGGTGAGCAGGGAGCAGATGGCCGAGTGGGTCGAACGCTTCTTCCGGCTCTGGAACGCGAACCAGTGGAAACGCGAACGCCTCGCCGCCGCGTTCCATGTTGACGACCACAGCGTCGACCCGCGCGGCTGGGGTCGCTTCCCGATCCTCTCGAACGGCTTCGAGCAGGAGCTCGAAGAACTGCGTCGGATCGCCAAGTAA